The Candida dubliniensis CD36 chromosome 2, complete sequence genome contains a region encoding:
- a CDS encoding mitochondrial 54S ribosomal protein YmL10/YmL18 (Similar to S. cerevisiae MRPL10;~In S. cerevisiae: mitochondrial ribosomal protein of the large subunit; appears as two protein spots (YmL10 and YmL18) on two-dimensional SDS gels.), which produces MFSLPSLTQKLGISKASFLTPIRQLGALGYLKPHEGSTFNYKRLGRGQSSGKGKTAGRGQKGQKARSKVPWWFEGGQTPYYKRFPITGFRKPYQTVLEEVNLSKIQDFWDNGRIPLQKGETLNIKVMKECGLVTGSLKDGVKILGKGVKNYNVPLNIEASRASDIAIEAIEKSGNSFTARYFTRLGLRAHVNPEQFLLKRGYVPLQARPTHKRDIEFYSNPDKRGYLQKDRSILLDPLEKAREELTNKKPTKKLSKFKSLEEQLEEASTFSYKPSKTVSVMDV; this is translated from the coding sequence ATGTTCAGTCTACCTTCATTAACACAAAAGCTTGGAATAAGTAAAGCAAGTTTCTTAACACCAATTAGACAACTTGGTGCTTTAGGTTATTTAAAACCTCACGAAGGTTCGACATTCAATTATAAAAGGTTGGGTCGTGGTCAATCATCAGGTAAGGGGAAAACTGCCGGACGTGGGCAAAAGGGTCAAAAGGCTAGAAGTAAAGTTCCATGGTGGTTTGAAGGGGGTCAAACACCATATTACAAGCGTTTCCCAATTACTGGTTTTAGAAAACCATATCAAACAGTATTAGAAGAAGTTAATTTACTGAAAATTCAAGATTTCTGGGACAATGGTAGAATTCCATTACAAAAAGGTGAAACTTTGAATATAAAAGTAATGAAAGAATGTGGACTTGTGACTGGGAGTTTAAAAGACGGTGTCAAGATTTTGGGTAAAGGAGTTAAGAATTATAATGTTCcattaaatattgaagCTTCTAGAGCTAGTGATATTGCCATTGaagcaattgaaaaatccgGCAATTCTTTTACAGCAAGATATTTTACAAGATTAGGATTAAGAGCTCATGTGAACCCAgaacaatttcttttaaagAGAGGTTATGTTCCATTACAAGCAAGACCAACACATAAGAgagatattgaattttattCTAATCCCGACAAAAGAGGatatttacaaaaagaCAGATCAATATTGTTGGATCCTTTGGAAAAAGCTCGTGAAGAACTTACCAATAAAAAGCCAACCAAGAAGTTatctaaattcaaatcattggAAGAACAATTAGAAGAAGCTTCTACATTTAGTTACAAACCATCGAAAACAGTCAGTGTTATGGATGTCTAG
- a CDS encoding early meiotic induction protein, putative (Similar to S. cerevisiae EMI1;~In S. cerevisiae: non-essential protein of unknown function required for transcriptional induction of the early meiotic-specific transcription factor IME1, also required for sporulation.), giving the protein MGKDDKELEEIWKLFQDSNEDVQKRRKEITKAIQKDTNLNEYPGSVSLMTALDELIACFALGGQVKNYYRYGTYDSCTRQREKFWFAIKHGSFREQEERPLEELSERELTNRIKVQEFYKKRFLEDKAKGSSEDIWDKREELLSNPFKK; this is encoded by the coding sequence ATGGGTAAAGATGATAAAGAGTTAGAGGAGATTTGGAAATTGTTTCAAGATTCAAATGAAGATGTACAgaagagaagaaaagaaataacaaAAGCTATTCAAAAAGATACAAATTTGAATGAGTATCCTGGACTGGTGTCATTGATGACAGCATTAGACGAGTTAATCGCCTGCTTTGCTTTGGGAGGTCAAGTGAAAAACTATTATAGATATGGTACCTATGATTCATGTACGAGACagagagaaaaattttGGTTTGCTATAAAACATGGGTCATTTAGAGAACAGGAAGAAAGACCACTCGAAGAATTAAGTGAAAGGGAGTTGACCAACCGTATCAAAGTACAagaattttataaaaaGAGATTTCTTGAAGATAAGGCCAAGGGAAGCTCAGAGGATATTTGGGACAAACGTGAGGAATTATTAAGTAACCCGTTTAAGAAATAA
- a CDS encoding mitochondrial morphogenesis protein, putative (In S. cerevisiae: required for mitochondrial morphology), producing the protein MNYLTTIQLHESKRNVINDIQLWSMNKTLKLPSITSCNPISYIKHVSLPLYLVYCCPITVYTDDPDTSDYFKTRLVETPLSNGKSGVGLLCQVDSNTFLVFYYEDNVKVLVLSFSKFLETLPQLDIQSIPKNTLLDLRPPKRIRTNTTIIDKIIEKKKQRSNSFIANPNTTKGNTSSSSSVLTNQEQINTAINKIIFSGLRIRGLSSNVASSLNDKLTIKEIHQMTFKATQFALRKHNYSFNKRETKKPLRLNDLQDIIENLLQLFVDVE; encoded by the coding sequence ATGAATTACTTAACAACTATACAACTACATGAATCAAAGAGAAATGTCATAAATGATATACAACTATGGTCTATGAATAAAACTTTGAAATTGCCTAGCATCACTTCTTGCAACCCAATATCCTACATCAAACACGTTTCATTGCCATTGTATTTAGTATATTGTTGTCCAATAACTGTTTATACAGATGATCCGGATACATCTGATTATTTCAAAACTAGATTAGTGGAAACTCCGTTATCAAATGGAAAGAGTGGTGTTGGTTTGCTTTGTCAAGTGGATTCCAACACTTTTTTAGTGTTTTACTACGAAGATAATGTCAAGGTGTTGGTTTTGAGTTTTTCCAAATTCCTTGAAACATTACCACAGTTGGATATTCAATCGATTCCTAAGAATACATTATTGGATTTAAGACCGCCTAAAAGAATACGAACAAACACAACAATTATCGACAAGATCatagaaaagaaaaagcaaCGACTGAATCTGTTTATAGCTAATCCAAACACAACTAAGGGGAATACTTCTAGTAGTTCACTGGTATTAACAAATCAAgaacaaatcaatactgcaattaataaaataatattttctgGGTTACGAATACGTGGATTGTCATCAAACGTTGCATCTTCTTTGAATGACAAACTTACAATTAAGGAAATCCACCAAATGACATTCAAAGCAACACAATTTGCATTGAGAAAACACAACTATAGTTTTAACAAAAGAGAAACAAAGAAGCCACTACGATTGAATGATTTACaagatattattgaaaatctATTACAACtatttgttgatgttgaataG
- a CDS encoding Rho family GTPase, putative (spliced gene;~Similar to S. cerevisiae RHO3;~In S. cerevisiae: non-essential small GTPase of the Rho/Rac subfamily of Ras-like proteins involved in the establishment of cell polarity; GTPase activity positively regulated by the GTPase activating protein (GAP) Rgd1p.;~In C. albicans: putative Rho family GTPase; possible substrate of protein farnesyltransferase and geranylgeranyltransferase type I; greater transcription in hyphal form than yeast form.;~possible intron) — protein sequence MPLCGGGQKTIQRKIVILGDGACGKTSLLNVFTRGYFPQVYEPTVFENYVHDIFIDGQSVQLSLWDTAGQEEFDRLRSLSYSDTHCIMLCFSVDSPDSLENVQSKWVGEIADHCEGVKLVLVALKCDLRNNEDIEDQQQSNPYSSQKRLITYEEGLAVAKKVGALRYLECSAKKNKGVNEAFSEAARCALNAKPKGANDNEPQKKGCVVM from the exons ATGCCTctttgtggtggtggtcaAAAAACAA TTCAAAGAAAGATTGTCATTCTTGGAGATGGTGCATGTGGTAAAACATCACTTTTGAATGTCTTCACCAGAGGTTATTTCCCCCAAGTCTATGAGCCTACAGTGTTTGAAAATTACGTGCAtgatatatttattgatggTCAATCAGTTCAATTGTCCTTATGGGATACAGCAGGACAAGAAGAGTTTGATAGGTTACGATCTTTATCATATTCTGATACCCACTGTATTATGTTATGTTTTTCTGTTGACTCGCCAGACTCACTTGAAAATGTTCAAAGTAAATGGGTAGGGGAAATTGCAGATCATTGTGAAGGAGTCAAGTTGGTATTGGTGGCTTTAAAGTGTGATTTAAGAAACAATGAGGATATAGAAGACCAGCAACAATCAAATCCTTATTCTTCTCAAAAGAGATTGATTACATATGAAGAAGGGTTAGCTGTGGCTAAAAAAGTAGGGGCCTTGCGATACTTGGAGTGCTCTGCTAAAAAGAACAAAGGTGTTAACGAAGCATTTTCTGAAGCTGCGAGATGTGCTCTTAATGCTAAACCAAAAGGTGCCAATGACAATGAACCGCAAAAGAAAGGCTGTGTAGTTATGTAA